The following proteins are encoded in a genomic region of Arachis ipaensis cultivar K30076 chromosome B02, Araip1.1, whole genome shotgun sequence:
- the LOC107624802 gene encoding putative UPF0481 protein At3g02645 → MATAATAAHSTLIPPLFDILNHVIVDKDLEDLTLSGDHMIYTVPSKLRNMDEVAFTPQWISIGPIHFGKEELSEMQKLKCMYFQDFWARFNEEAITIMKEYKGFLESEVQKIKECYAQQKFPGICNEKLVEIVLLDAVFIVEHLLTERQYADECMLTNYVRKGIQRDLLLLENQLPFYVLEELYNKVPASRDFPVCEFLTLALLYFKSLSLYARYSISRYDVVHFLDFVWRCCVPDEQYLNFEELFAEHAILQVNASKLYEAGVSFKCADDSCLVDVTFGTMRPFNGNLLCLGCLPSSCLENFKALLMLPPFKVDNATVTVLKNLMAYEQNRYLETPFITSYVSLWCSLVHTKEDVELLVEKECIIREQVSDKEVVNLVKELSKHVISSKTCYHQVITELTLHTKSGWKKAMGTVMRVYFRDTWRGSSTIVGICVLIFTVVSFYRNIHAIVSKQN, encoded by the coding sequence ATGGCCACTGCTGCTACTGCTGCTCATTCAACATTGATTCCACCATTATTTGACATTTTGAATCACGTGATCGTTGATAAAGACCTTGAAGACTTGACTCTATCTGGTGATCACATGATCTACACGGTTCCTTCCAAACTTAGGAATATGGATGAAGTAGCTTTCACCCCTCAGTGGATCTCAATAGGACCCATTCACTTCGGCAAAGAAGAGCTGAGCGAAATGCAAAAGCTAAAGTGTATGTACTTCCAGGACTTTTGGGCGCGTTTCAACGAGGAAGCCATTACCATTATGAAGGAATACAAAGGTTTCCTTGAAAGTGAAgttcaaaaaataaaagagtgctatGCGCAGCAGAAGTTCCCAGGGATATGCAATGAAAAATTAGTGGAAATAGTGCTGCTAGATGCTGTGTTCATCGTGGAGCACCTACTGACGGAGAGACAATATGCTGATGAATGTATGTTAACCAACTACGTTAGAAAAGGTATCCAGAGGGACTTACTGCTTCTTGAGAATCAGCTTCCATTCTATGTGTTGGAGGAACTCTATAATAAAGTCCCAGCCAGCAGAGATTTTCCTGTTTGCGAATTTCTAACACTTGCCCTCCTTTACTTCAAATCTCTTAGTCTGTACGCGAGATATTCAATAAGTAGATATGACGTAGTTCATTTCCTGGATTTTGTTTGGAGGTGCTGTGTTCCCGATGAGCAGTATCTGAACTTCGAAGAATTGTTTGCAGAGCATGCAATTTTGCAAGTGAACGCAAGCAAGTTGTATGAGGCTGGGGTAAGTTTTAAGTGTGCTGATGATAGTTGCCTGGTTGACGTAACATTCGGGACGATGCGGCCATTCAACGGCAATTTACTTTGCTTGGGTTGCTTGCCATCATCATGCTTGGAGAATTTCAAAGCTCTATTGATGCTCCCGCCGTTTAAAGTTGATAATGCAACAGTAACTGTTCTGAAGAACTTAATGGCCTATGAGCAGAATCGTTATCTGGAAACACCTTTCATCACCAGCTACGTGTCTCTGTGGTGCTCGCTCGTTCACACCAAAGAAGATGTAGAGTTGCTGGTGGAGAAAGAATGCATTATCCGAGAACAGGTGAGTGATAAGGAAGTGGTGAATCTGGTGAAGGAGCTTTCTAAGCATGTCATTTCCAGTAAGACGTGCTACCATCAAGTCATAACAGAACTCACACTCCACACCAAGAGTGGCTGGAAAAAGGCCATGGGAACAGTCATGAGAGTGTATTTCCGTGACACTTGGAGAGGCAGTTCCACCATTGTCGGCATTTGTGTCCTTATCTTCACCGTCGTCAGCTTCTATCGGAATATTCATGCTATAGTTTCTAAACAAAACTAA
- the LOC110269160 gene encoding uncharacterized protein LOC110269160 → MSTLMDGRQSHRVTKASSSNGAPSDRDTNRDCDGLGARGRLRGDHNSCLKEGKEGCRGVKGSDPRTSGGGTQIWLAADMDKTWILKPRDSVEYRRRLNKFLDFAFANASSDNMIKCPCPQCGFQFMQTREDAYDHLLIKPFPPGYTLWLRHGEKPARESSTCTPIVEKPTPEVNPYLQMVHEAFNFTMPPEGEETTTADPVEDDDVELPYLYDGPTREAQDFVDLLADGAEELYPACSKYSKLSFLVKLYHIKCMCGVSDKAMSMILDLLRDAFDQAKFPSTLYEAKKTIRKLEIEYKKVDACPNDCMLYRGEDEGATRCKQCGTSRWKQKTRKGSVTKLKIPHKEAVNNDGYLRHPRDAEAWKDFDSKYPSFSNDARSVRLALASDGFNPFRNMSTTYSIWPVILIPYNLPPWLCMKQASFILSMIIPGPKMPGNDIDVYLEPLVDELKQLWDGVETYDANKGTTFKIRAALLWTISDFPGLGNLSKWNTYSGLACPTCNVDAKPQRLTFSRKWCYTGHRRFLNQGHKYRFDRIRFDGQVESRDPPKKYSGADVLRQQCNMQVSFGKSSTLTAKRRRIGEDADQDDSYWKKRSVFFELPYWKDHMLRHNLDVMHIEKNICDNVVFTILNDSVKSKDNLKARKDLQSMGIRSELWPDEGGKYPSAIFTMSNPQKDVFLKTLQSVVFPDGYSSNIARCVDIRHRKLYGLKSHDCHILMQQLLPILVKNALPSPASNVIANLSSFFRELCGKVVNPMNLGDLQNHVVQTLCQMEMIFSPSFFTVMVHLTVHLVDEIKLGGPVHYRWMYPIERYLGRLKQYVRNRAQAEGSIAGYLSEEILTFCSRYLDNIETRINRPARVDDRPADATNNTGCDMFPEIGRASGAVSHFTLTPMERDQAHRHVIVNCEAVAPFIE, encoded by the exons ATGTCAACGTTGATGGATGGGAGACAGAGCCACCGAGTGACAAAGGCGAGTAGCAGTAATGGCGCACCTTCAGACCGAGACACGAACAGAGATTGCGACGGCTTGGGTGCGCGAGGAAGGCTTCGCGGTGACCACAACAGCTGCTTAAAGGAAGGGAAGGAGGGTTGCCGCGGAGTGAAAGGGAGCGACCCGAGGACCAGCGGTGGCGGCACGCAGATATGGCTGGCCGCAG ATATGGACAAAACCTGGATTCTTAAGCCACGAGATAGCGTAGAATATAGACGAAGACTTAATAAGTTCCTAGACTTTGCATTTGCGAATGCATCGTCGGATAACATGATAAAGTGTCCATGCCCTCAATGTGGGTTTCAATTTATGCAAACAAGAGAGGATGCGTACGACCACCTGTTGATAAAGCCCTTTCCCCCTGGCTATACTTTGTGGTTGCGTCATGGTGAGAAACCAGCTAGGGAGAGCTCTACTTGCACACCAATAGTTGAGAAACCTACACCCGAGGTGAATCCATATCTTCAAATGGTGCACGAGGCATTTAACTTCACAATGCCTCCTGAAGGTGAGGAGACCACAACAGCGGATCCTGTAGAAGACGATGATGTAGAGTTACCGTACTTGTACGATGGTCCAACTCGCGAGGCACAGGATTTTGTCGATCTTCTTGCGGATGGAGCGGAGGAATTATATCCCGCCTGCTCGAAGTACTCTAAGTTGTCTTTCCTAGTGAAGCTTTATCACATTAAGTGTATGTGTGGTGTGAGTGACAAGGCTATGTCGATGATTTTGGACTTACTGCGGGATGCATTTGATCAAGCCAAATTCCCGTCCACTTTGTATGAAGCCAAGAAAACTATCCGAAAGTTGGAGATTGAGTACAAAAAGGTAGATGCATGCCCGAATGATTGCATGTTGTATCGGGGTGAGGATGAGGGCGCGACCAGATGCAAGCAGTGTGGGACTTCACGATGGAAGCAGAAGACGCGAAAGGGTTCCGTTACGAAACTCAAAATACCT CATAAGGAGGCAGTTAATAACGATGGGTACTTGAGGCATCCAAGGGACGCTGAAGCATGGAAAGACTTTGATTCAAAGTATCCTTCTTTTTCTAACGATGCTCGCAGTGTTCGCTTAGCTTTAGCAAGTGACGGTTTTAATCCTTTCAGAAACATGAGTACCACGTATTCCATTTGGCCTGTGATTCTTATTCCGTACAATCTTCCTCCCTGGCTATGCATGAAACAGGCATCTTTTATACTATCTATGATTATTCCCGGTCCTAAAATGCCGGGTAATGATATCGATGTTTATTTGGAGCCCCTGGTGGATGAGTTGAAGCAACTCTGGGATGGCGTCGAAACTTATGATGCTAATAAGGGGACCACTTTCAAGATACGTGCGGCACTATTGTGGACTATTAGCGATTTTCCAGGTTTGGGAAATTTATCTAAGTGGAACACGTATAGTGGGTTAGCGTGTCCCACGTGTAACGTGGATGCTAAGCCTCAACGTCTAACATTCAGTCGAAAATGGTGTTACACGGGCCATCGCCGCTTCTTGAATCAGGGCCATAAATATAGATTTGACCGGATTAGATTTGATGGACAAGTTGAAAGCAGAGATCCACCGAAGAAGTATTCTGGAGCAGATGTCTTAAGGCAGCAGTGTAACATGCAAGTATCGTTTGGGAAGAGCTCAACTCTGACAGCCAAAAGAAGACGCATTGGTGAAGATGCAGATCAAGATGACTCGTATTGGAAAAAGAGGAGTGTGTTCTTTGAACTCCCGTACTGGAAGGATCACATGTTGCGTCACAACCTGGACGTGATGCATATAGAGAAGAACATTTGTGACAATGTGGTCTTCACTATCTTAAACGATAGCGTCAAATCAAAGGACAATCTTAAGGCTCGCAAAGATTTACAAAGCATGGGCATAAGGTCTGAATTGTGGCCGGACGAAGGTGGTAAATATCCTTCAGCAATCTTCACAATGTCGAACCCACAGAAGGATGTATTCCTGAAGACTCTACAGAGCGTGGTCTTTCCGGATGGTTACTCGAGCAATATTGCGCGTTGTGTTGACATCCGGCACCGCAAGTTGTATGGTTTGAAGAGTCACGACTGCCACATTCTAATGCAACAATTACTTCCAATTTTGGTGAAGAATGCACTGCCAAGTCCGGCATCAAATGTGATTGCGAATCTGTCCTCATTTTTTCGAGAACTGTGTGGAAAAGTTGTAAATCCTATGAATCTTGGTGACCTTCAGAATCATGTTGTGCAAACTCTGTGTCAGATGGAAATGATTTTTTCTCCATCCTTCTTCACTGTCATGGTTCACCTTACAGTGCACCTCGTTGATGAAATAAAACTTGGTGGCCCGGTACATTATCGGTGGATGTATCCAATAGAAAG GTATTTAGGACGATTGAAGCAATACGTGCGTAATAGGGCACAAGCAGAAGGCTCAATTGCAGGCTATTTATCCGAGGAGATTTTGACATTCTGCTCCAGATATTTGGATAACATTGAGACTAGAATCAACCGACCAGCGCGAGTTGACGATCGACCTGCTGATGCGACAAACAATACAGGATGTGATATGTTCCCAGAAATTGGAAGAGCTTCAGGGGCTGTATCACATTTTACACTGACCCCAATGGAAAGAGATCAGGCACATCGTCATGTGATAGTCAATTGCGAGGCCGTTGCTCCATTTATTGAGTAA
- the LOC110269161 gene encoding uncharacterized protein LOC110269161 codes for MLENGVTYCMELTVKEALAIPPGKKIVLNHNRELQQVGQAAGLLSGFLGTLASDFQQLPISEKSWKTMSKASKEHAFDQFKRVFHYEDDGRGIIKRGIVKRIGSSWRNTRNHLFHKVYDEELTFAENLKRKPAKFLEYRLDEDTQWKNYYQKVCHLILFCVS; via the exons ATGTTAGAAAATGGTGTGACTTATTGTATGGAGCTGACTGTTAAGGAGGCATTAGCAATTCCTCCTGGAAAGAAGATCGTGCTAAACCATAACAGAGAGTTGCAACAAGTTGGTCAGGCAGCGGGCCTATTGAGCGGGTTCTTGGGGACATTGGCGTCTGATTTTCAACAATTACCAATTTCTGAAAAAAGTTGGAAGACAATGAGCAAGGCTTCCAAGGAGCATGCCTTTGACCAGTTTAAG CGAGTCTTCCACTATGAAGACGATGGAAGAGGGATCATAAAGCGGGGAATTGTAAAAAGAATAGGAAGTTCTTGGAGGAACACAAGAAATCATTTGTTCCATAAGGTTTATGACGAAGAACTGACTTTTGCGGAAAACCTCAAGCGTAAGCCAGCAAAGTTTCTTGAATATCGGTTGGATGAGGACACACAG TGGAAAAACTACTACCAAAAAGTTTGTCACCTTATCCTTTTTTGTGTTTCCTGA
- the LOC110267441 gene encoding uncharacterized protein LOC110267441, with amino-acid sequence MARKRHEEELRQGRPIGRGEGWTMSHKKKNGSYMNENARLVGEAIELIESQDPSSKEFSQNDSLAQVLGKEHPGRVRGLGFGPCPSQVFRNIPQQSDYDVQIEEYQMEIVKLKAEAAKLKAEAAELKAAAAEKKAKRQRMEAEAAEEKATKQRMEAEAAEGKAKIQTMGNLLTYIVQQQGGNLPPEIAAGLDSLTSAPTSSHAR; translated from the exons ATGGCAAGAAAGAGACACGAAGAA GAGCTACGACAGGGAAGACCTATTGGTAGAGGAGAGGGATGGACCATGAGTCATAAGAAAAAGAATGGTTCGTATATGAATGAAAATGCGCGTCTGGTTGGG GAAGCAATTGAACTTATTGAGAGCCAAGACCCCTCCAGCAAGGAATTTTCACAGAATGATTCCCTTGCACAAGTGCTTGGGAAGGAGCACCCAGGAAGAGTTCGTGGACTCGGTTTTGGTCCATGTCCCAGTCAGGTTTTTCGTAACATTCCACAGCAGTCTGACTACGATGTACAGATTGAGGAGTATCAGATGGAGATTGTAAAACTTAAGGCGGAGGCAGCAAAATTGAAGGCGGAGGCAGCAGAACTGAAGGCAGCAGCAGCAGAGAAAAAGGCAAAGAGACAGAGAATGGAGGCAGAGGCAGCAGAGGAAAAGGCAACTAAACAGAGAATGGAGGCAGAGGCAGCAGAAGGGAAGGCAAAAATACAGACTATGGGAAATTTATTAACATACATAGTTCAGCAACAAGGAGGTAATTTGCCACCTGAGATAGCTGCAGGTCTGGATTCTTTGACAAGTGCACCAACTTCATCCCATGCGAGATGA
- the LOC107624803 gene encoding putative UPF0481 protein At3g02645: MTTATTDATDSTLEMVKHVIDVEDLEEELTPISDVCMIYTVPSKLRKMDEEAFTPQWISIGPIHFDKEELKGMQKLKYRYLLHFWKRVSNDEAMKKYKCFLESQVQTIRQSYAQKFPEISNEKFVEIVLLDAVFIVEHFLSEWEFEHRCMLTNHITKGIQRDLLLLENQLPLYVLEELYHKVATPCKDFHELTHHYFGSLYLYAEYSKRDNKAAHHFVDFVRRCCLPEWSLELFIKQENLQVSASKLYEAGVSFECVGDRRLIDITFKMKKPFNGYLLCLGCLPSWFKSFKALLMFPRLKVDKGTICVLKNLMAFEQDHYSDEPFITNYVSLLDSLIHTKEDVELLVEKGCIFREQVSNKEVVNLVKSLSKHVVSSKTCYYKVIRELTLHNQSGWKKTMGTVRRVYFRDTWRGSSTIIGIFVLIFTIVSFYRNIHALISK; this comes from the coding sequence ATGACGACTGCTACCACTGATGCTACTGATTCAACATTGGAGATGGTTAAACACGTGATCGATGTTGAAGACCTTGAAGAAGAATTGACTCCAATATCTGATGTGTGCATGATCTACACAGTTCCTTCCAAACTTAGGAAGATGGATGAAGAAGCTTTCACCCCTCAGTGGATCTCAATAGGACCCATTCACTTCGACAAAGAAGAGCTGAAGGGAATGCAAAAGCTAAAGTACAGGTACTTGCTGCACTTCTGGAAGCGTGTCTCAAACGACGAAGCCATGAAGAAATACAAATGTTTCCTCGAAAGTCAAGTACAAACAATAAGGCAGAGTTATGCACAGAAGTTCCCAGAGATAAGCAATGAGAAATTTGTGGAAATAGTGCTGCTAGATGCTGTGTTCATCGTAGAGCACTTTCTGAGTGAGTGGGAATTTGAACATCGATGTATGTTAACCAATCATATTACAAAAGGTATCCAGAGGGACTTGCTGCTTCTTGAGAATCAGCTTCCATTGTATGTGTTGGAGGAACTCTATCATAAAGTTGCAACTCCTTGTAAAGATTTTCATGAACTTACCCACCATTATTTTGGATCTCTTTATCTGTATGCGGAATATTCAAAAAGGGACAATAAGGCAGCTCAtcattttgttgattttgttagGAGGTGTTGTCTTCCGGAATGGAGCTTAGAATTGTTTATAAAGCAAGAAAATTTGCAAGTGAGCGCAAGCAAGTTGTATGAGGCTGGGGTAAGCTTTGAGTGCGTTGGTGATAGAAGACTGATTGACATAACATTCAAGATGAAGAAGCCATTCAATGGCTACTTACTCTGCTTGGGTTGCTTGCCATCATGGTTCAAGAGTTTCAAAGCTCTATTGATGTTCCCACGGTTGAAAGTTGATAAGGGAACAATATGTGTTCTCAAGAACTTAATGGCTTTTGAGCAGGACCATTATTCGGATGAACCTTTCATCACCAACTATGTGTCTCTGTTGGACTCTCTCATTCACACCAAAGAAGATGTAGAGTTGTTGGTGGAAAAAGGATGCATTTTTCGAGAACAGGTGAGTAATAAGGAAGTGGTGAATCTGGTGAAGAGTCTTTCCAAACATGTGGTTTCCAGTAAGACGTGCTACTATAAAGTCATAAGAGAACTCACACTCCACAACCAGAGTGGCTGGAAAAAGACCATGGGGACAGTTAGGAGGGTGTACTTTCGTGACACTTGGAGAGGCAGTTCCACCATTATCGGCATTTTTGTTCTCATCTTCACCATCGTTAGTTTCTATCGCAATATTCATGCTTTAATTTCTAAATAA
- the LOC107626767 gene encoding glutamate receptor 2.8-like — MLDVDSRVDSTMSVELDQQASLTNSFQKAYIRVPYLSAIDFSATNDVIERELYKLMTMQTRVFVVHMTFRLASRLFSIAKDIGMMDEGYVWIVTAGIANLFNSLDSSVMESMEGVLGVRPYIPRTKQLLDFRARWKREFLRDNPTLVDVNLDVFGIWAYDATAALAMAVEKLDNTVFGFTNVSNNSNNVTDLENLGVSRDGEKLREALSNVRFKGVGGEFKVVGGGKLETSPFEIVNVIGNSERNIGFWTPQKGLIRDMDANNSTSKENLRAILWPGDSYSVPKGWEIPTNGNKLKIGVPVKDNGFSEFVKVIHDPITNSTKVTGFCIDVFNAVVEALPYALPFEFIPFENSNNEMAGTYDDLITQVYYEKFDAVVGDTTITGNRSKYVDFTLPYTESGVTMVVPVRDNRKKNAWAFLKPLTWDLWVTIFFTFVFIGFVVWVLEHRINECFRGPMPYQIGTSLWFSFSTMVFSHQERVESNYGRFVVIVWVFVVQILVQSYTASLTSLLTVERLRPAFTDVHQLLKNRLNVGYLEGSFVHEILKDLGFHENQLKIYKSAEECNDLFTKGSANNGIDAAFDEVPYVMHLLGTYCSKYAMVEPRFKTGGFGFVFPKGSPLVGDISRAILNVSEGGKMRRIENAWLNGSSCQDSNNNAAQVSSTSLGLESFWGLFLVVGICCLLALVIFLATFIYQHRHILLNHNLPDDSSSIRTRIGKLLNTFHERDLSSHTFKKSDSGVTCSLTSAPTSVSSCPPISPSSYTGSGFSGTPNTQHKPTQEPPVITTKGIQPLIKPHRSL; from the exons CAAGCATCCCTAACCAATTCATTTCAGAAAGCATACATTCGTGTTCCTTATCTCAGCGCCATTGATTTCTCAGCCACAAATGATGTCATTGAGAGAGAGCTCTACAAGCTCATGACTATGCAAACTAGAGTCTTTGTTGTTCACATGACATTCCGTCTTGCCTCTCGTCTCTTCTCCATTGCCAAAGACATTGGAATGATGGATGAAGGTTATGTTTGGATTGTGACTGCTGGAATTGCTAATCTTTTTAACTCATTGGACTCTTCGGTTATGGAATCCATGGAAGGTGTGTTGGGTGTTAGGCCTTATATTCCAAGAACAAAACAGCTTCTTGATTTTAGAGCTCGATGGAAAAGAGAGTTCTTAAGAGACAATCCAACACTTGTTGATGTTAATTTGGATGTTTTTGGAATATGGGCCTATGATGCTACTGCTGCATTAGCCATGGCAGTTGAGAAGCTTGACAACACTGTTTTCGGCTTCACTAATGTGAGCAACAACTCCAACAACGTGACTGATCTTGAAAACTTAGGCGTTTCACGAGACGGCGAGAAGCTGAGGGAAGCTTTATCAAATGTTAGATTCAAAGGTGTTGGTGGTGAGTTCAAAGTAGTGGGTGGTGGGAAGTTAGAAACATCACCATTTGAGATAGTTAATGTGATTGGTAATAGTGAAAGAAACATTGGATTTTGGACACCACAGAAGGGACTAATCAGAGACATGGATGCAAATAATTCAACTTCTAAGGAGAATCTAAGAGCAATTCTATGGCCAGGGGACTCTTACTCTGTTCCAAAGGGATGGGAAATTCCCACAAATGGTAACAAGTTAAAGATAGGAGTCCCAGTAAAAGATAATGGCTTCTCTGAATTTGTGAAAGTAATCCATGATCCTATTACCAATTCTACAAAGGTCACCGGGTTCTGCATTGATGTGTTTAATGCTGTGGTAGAAGCGTTGCCTTATGCCCTTCCATTTGAATTCATTCCATTTGAAAATTCCAACAATGAGATGGCAGGAACATATGATGATTTGATCACCCAAGTTTATTATGAA AAGTTTGATGCTGTGGTGGGGGACACAACAATTACGGGAAACAGGTCCAAGTATGTCGATTTCACATTGCCGTACACAGAATCTGGTGTGACTATGGTTGTTCCAGTAAGAGACAATAGAAAGAAGAATGCATGGGCCTTCTTGAAGCCATTGACATGGGACCTTTGGGTAACAATATTTTTTACCTTTGTTTTCATAGGATTTGTTGTTTGGGTACTTGAACACCGAATCAATGAATGTTTTAGAGGGCCTATGCCTTATCAAATTGGCACTAGCTTGTGGTTTTCCTTCTCAACCATGGTATTTTCTCATC AAGAGAGAGTGGAGAGCAATTATGGAAGATTTGTGGTGATAGTATGGGTTTTTGTAGTTCAAATTCTGGTTCAAAGCTACACTGCAAGTCTTACCTCTCTCTTAACAGTTGAACGACTACGCCCAGCATTTACAGATGTTCATCAACTCTTAAAGAATCGGTTGAATGTTGGTTATTTGGAAGGTTCTTTTGTTCATGAAATCTTGAAGGATTTGGGGTTCCATGAAAACCAGCTTAAGATATATAAATCTGCAGAAGAATGCAATGATCTCTTCACAAAAGGAAGTGCTAATAATGGCATCGATGCGGCTTTTGACGAAGTCCCTTACGTGATGCACCTTCTTGGAACTTATTGCTCCAAGTATGCCATGGTTGAGCCAAGATTTAAAACTGGTGGCTTTGGCTTT GTGTTTCCAAAAGGGTCACCTCTAGTGGGAGACATATCACGTGCAATCTTGAATGTGAGTGAAGGAGGCAAAATGAGAAGAATTGAGAATGCATGGTTGAATGGAAGCAGTTGTCAAGATTCAAATAACAATGCAGCACAAGTATCTTCTACAAGCCTAGGACTAGAAAGCTTCTGGGGTCTGTTCTTGGTTGTAGGTATTTGTTGCTTATTAGCCCTCGTTATCTTTTTAGCCACATTCATATATCAGCATAGACATATTTTGTTAAACCATAATCTCCCTGATGATAGTAGTTCTATAAGAACACGCATTGgaaagttgctaaataccttccATGAGAGAGATCTAAGCTCCCACACTTTCAAGAAAAGTGATTCAGGCGTAACTTGTAGTCTTACGTCAGCACCAACAAGTGTGTCTTCTTGCCCTCCAATTAGTCCATCTAGTTACACAGGCTCAGGCTTTTCGGGTACTCCAAATACTCAACACAAACCTACACAAGAACCTCCTGTCATTACAACAAAAGGGATACAACCTCTTATTAAGCCACATAGATCCCTCTAG